Proteins from a single region of Haloplanus sp. GDY1:
- a CDS encoding O-antigen ligase family protein — protein sequence MSLDEQSRIGRTWRSSSIATALLRVDELLARNPVGAKVKSSLRGSRLYRWATASPEGFVPLDSYRARLVPATVRAAATSSTTFTPILERRPLVDLLMMALIVSLPLGPFEVGMFSLPDVLVLVTVVVLGLDALRRGALQRTTASIGAVVAITALLGWMAGSIAATGASVRELTQPIGHWLLLCAVVLYVDNHRDAERVLLAGAVAAAGIAVLTLLATVVQLPMEPRTLRPRTFGPIRMPVGRVYPLPLSFGILGMFLLYPAPYLAVRGWQERSRIALGGAGAVVLAVVITQSRSTYLALAAAVGILALAGVCWTLVHGPTHWRRRMGFGALVGGTVSLPIALLGARTLIRAGRRTFVARLGQVREGVLLMLDRPLFGTGPGQFREVVEIRHVIHTAWVRLGAESGVPALALFLVAVYVGVRQLVRTATQTERATLAIVLLAGGTAVAIEASFQGSFGRPTWVVLGLAVTAPWRQLEESNQTR from the coding sequence GACATGGCGCTCGTCATCGATTGCCACTGCACTTCTCCGGGTGGACGAACTCCTCGCACGGAACCCCGTTGGCGCCAAGGTGAAGTCCTCTCTTCGTGGGAGTCGACTCTACCGGTGGGCAACAGCATCACCAGAGGGGTTCGTGCCACTCGACTCGTACCGGGCTCGCTTAGTTCCCGCAACCGTCCGTGCTGCAGCCACATCGTCAACGACGTTCACACCCATACTGGAACGACGACCGCTCGTCGATTTGCTGATGATGGCGCTGATCGTCTCTCTCCCGCTCGGTCCGTTCGAAGTCGGGATGTTTTCGCTTCCGGACGTGCTCGTATTGGTCACCGTCGTCGTCCTCGGACTGGACGCGCTACGGAGGGGAGCGCTGCAGCGAACGACCGCCTCCATCGGTGCCGTCGTCGCCATCACCGCCTTGCTCGGGTGGATGGCCGGCTCGATCGCCGCGACCGGGGCATCGGTTCGGGAGCTCACCCAGCCCATCGGCCACTGGCTGTTGCTCTGTGCCGTGGTGCTGTACGTCGACAACCACCGGGATGCAGAGCGGGTACTCCTGGCCGGCGCTGTCGCTGCCGCCGGTATCGCGGTCCTCACCCTTCTCGCAACGGTGGTCCAACTCCCGATGGAGCCACGAACCCTCCGCCCGCGTACGTTCGGGCCGATACGGATGCCCGTCGGTCGGGTGTACCCCCTACCGCTTTCGTTCGGGATTTTGGGAATGTTCCTGCTCTATCCCGCTCCGTATCTGGCCGTCCGCGGGTGGCAGGAACGCTCCCGGATCGCGCTTGGTGGCGCCGGAGCGGTCGTCCTCGCGGTCGTCATCACCCAGTCCCGAAGTACGTACCTGGCACTGGCGGCGGCCGTCGGCATCCTGGCACTCGCCGGCGTCTGTTGGACCCTCGTCCACGGGCCGACACACTGGCGCCGTCGGATGGGGTTCGGGGCGCTCGTCGGTGGAACGGTGTCGCTCCCGATCGCACTGCTCGGCGCACGAACGCTGATTCGCGCCGGGCGCCGGACGTTCGTCGCACGCCTCGGCCAAGTCAGGGAGGGGGTCTTGCTCATGCTCGACCGGCCGCTGTTCGGCACCGGCCCGGGCCAGTTCCGGGAGGTCGTCGAGATTCGACACGTGATCCACACGGCGTGGGTTCGGTTGGGAGCCGAATCGGGAGTTCCAGCGCTAGCGCTCTTTTTGGTCGCTGTCTACGTGGGAGTGAGACAGCTTGTTCGGACGGCGACTCAAACGGAACGGGCCACACTAGCGATAGTCTTGCTTGCAGGTGGGACAGCCGTTGCTATCGAAGCCTCATTTCAGGGGAGTTTCGGCCGGCCAACGTGGGTAGTGCTTGGACTCGCAGTTACCGCCCCATGGCGACAACTAGAGGAGAGCAACCAGACAAGATGA